ATCTTTTTGTTTTGACATTTGTTCAGGATGTCTCCTATAGTAATAAAGCACTTCTGGGAGGTTGTTAGCTTTAACACCATTATTAATACATTTTTGAAGAAATTCAAAATCTGCTTCCTTACCTAATTTTCTAGTAAAGCCGCCAAGACGGTCAAAAACGGATCCCCGGAAAAGGGTTGTCCCGTGGCAAATGCAATGTCCCCCGCTTTGATAAACTTTATAGATTTTTTCATCGAATTTAATCCAGCTTACTGGTCGACGTATGCCGAAAAATTTCCCATTTTTGTAATTGAAGAATGACGAAAATAAAGTTCCTACAAGCTCATATTGCGGGTTAGCGTTTAAATAGCTGACCTGTTTTTCAATCCTCTCTGGATGTGAGAGGTCATCCGAATCCTGAATGGCGATAAATTCACCCTTACTGAGAAACATACCCAAGGTTAAAGGTCCTGCATATCCAACGTTCCTCGGCAGTGATATCGAGATGATTCGATCTTTCATTTCCGGTCTTTTTTCTACAGCTGCCCTTTTAAACTCATTAAAAATCTGTAATGTATTATCAGTGGAACAATCGTCTACTAAAATAATTTCTATTTCCCTGTAAGTTTGTGCCAATATACTTTCTAAACAATCCTTAATATATTTCTCCCTGTTAAAACTAGTGATAATGATACTGACCAAATTCTTTTCTCTCGTGATCAATTCAACCATCTCCATTTTTTTTCGGTCTTGCTTTTATGAGTTCTTGTTGATATATATCAATGGTTTCCTGCAAACCTCTATCTAGTGAATACCTAGGCACCCAGTGAAGTTCCGTTAAGGCCTTTGTATTATCCAACCTGCTTTGAGCAATATCACCTATTCGCTGTGGTTTAATGACCGGAGTCAAATTAGTGTTTACCTTTTTCACCATTAAAGTTAATAACTCATTTATTTTCGTTTCCGTATTGGTACTGATATTAAATGTGTGATTACTTCCATTATGGAGTGCGCAATATACCCCATCTGCTACATCCTTTACATAGACAAAATCTCTTGTCTGCTCACCACCATAAATAATGGGAGGGATCTGTTCAAAAATAGAATGTAAGAATATTGAAATTACACCTGCTTCACCATGGGAGTTTTGTCCCAGTCCATATACATTGGCAAATCTTAAAATACTGTGGTTTAAACCAAAATGTTTAGTATATAACTTTATATATTGTTCTGAAGTCTGTTTCGAAAGGGAATAAAATGAGATGGGGTGTTGTGGATGATCTTCATCAATTGGGAGATATGCTGGTTCACCATATACCGCGGCTGATGATGCAAAAATAAACTTTTTAACATTATATTTCACGCAATTTTGAAGGAGATTAACGGTTCCAGCAATATTTGCTAGACAATCAGCTAAAGGGTTTTTCATAGAGACCGGTACGGATACCTGTGCTGCAAGATGAACGACGTAATCAGGTTTCTCAATAGCAAATATGTTTTCGATGGTTAAATCCTCAATGTTGGCCTTGTAAAATGCTGCAGATTTTGGGATTCGTTCTTTGATTCCGCTTGATAAATTATCTATAATAACAACATCTATTTTTTCTTTTAATAATTTTTCAACAAAATGAAGACCAATAAAACCGGCTCCCCCTGTAATTAAAACCTTCATAAATCATTCACTGCCCATTCTGTTATTTTTGTTTTCATTCAAAAAACGCATAGTAAATGAGAAAAGTAACAATTTTATCGGTGGTTCTTTAAGAATGCAATATTATAATATTAAAAATTTACTATTTTGGTTTGTGTGCTTGTCATCACAAATGAATAATTTACAATATCCAGCATGATTGGAGGCTCACTAAGAGTTAAGGCACATACTTATATGAAGAGGAAACTGTCCCCAAAATATTACATATAATAATAAAGAAATATATAAGGATGGGGGGAATAAATATCATTTCAATCATTACTTGTACAGTAAGAGAACATTTAATTAGTAATATCATTGAGAACTACACGAATCAATTATTTCAAGATAAGGAGCTTATTATTATATTAAATAAAGATGAGATGGATATAAACCTCATAAAGGGAAAAATTGGAGGCATTGAGGGTATTACTATTTATCAGCTTCCCCAAGATTATTCGCTTGGAGAATGTTTAAATTATGGTATAGGGAAAGCAAAATATGATGTCATCGCAAAGTTTGATGATGACGATTATTATGGTCCGGAGTATTTAACAGAGGCAATGAATGCATTAAAAACAACAAATGCTAGTATCGTCGGTAAAGAAGAATTTTTTGTTTTTTTGAAAAGTAATCATGCATTACTATTGCGAGGTCACGGGCTAAGTAACAAATATGTTAAGCATGTTAGTGGAGCAACCTTGGTTTTTGAAAAGTCCATAATAGATAAAATTAAGTTTCCCAACTTGACATTGGGAGAAGATACTGAATTTCAAAAGAAATGCATTATACATGGTTATAGAATCTATTCAAGTAGCAGGTATAATTTTGCAGCGATAAGAGAAAATGATGTAAATGAACATACCTGGAAAGTTAGTGATAAAAGACTTATTGAACATGGAGAAATTGTTGCATATACAGATGACTTTAAAAGTATGGTTATTAGAAAATTAGATGAAATATAAAAATGCAGAGATTAAGAAATCTCTGCATTTTTATGGGGTTCAATCAACAGGTGGGCATTTAAATAAATCGGTTGGTTTATTACGTTCACCAAACTTATAAAGGATCGTCTCAACAATCCGTCTTGAGGCTTCACCATCTCCAAATGGATTTGAAGCTTGTGCCATTTTCTGATAAACCTGTGTATCTGTTAAAAGTTCATGAGCCATTGAAAAGATAGATGTTTCGTTAGTTCCTGCTAATTTTAGTGTTCCGGCTTTAATTCCCTCGGGTCTTTCTGTTGTATCTCGAAGGACTACTACTGGAACACCTAACGAAGGAGCTTCTTCTTGGATGCCGCCGCTATCGGTTAATATTAAATACGATCGAGCTGCGAAATTTTGAAAGTCTATGACCCCTAAAGGTTGAGTCAAATGGATTCGTGCATGGTCGCCCAAAATGTATTTTGCATCATCCTGTACCAACGGATTTAAATGAACAGGAAAGACGACCTGGATATCCTTATGTTCATTAACCAGTCTTTTTATTGCACGAAATATATTGCGCATAGGTTGACCTAAATTTTCTCGTCTATGTGCCGTTACTAAAATAAGACGATCGTTTCTATTTTATCAAAAATTTCATGAGAATAAGATGTTGTAACAGTTAACTTAAGTGCGTCAATAGCTGTATTACCTGTAACAAAAATAGATTCTCTGTTTTTATTTTCACGTATTAAGTTTTTTTCAGCCTCCAATGTTGGGGCAAAGTGTATGTCTGCCAAATTACCTGTTAATTGTCGGTTAACTTCCTCAGGATAAGGAGAATGTTTATTATAAGTGCGAAGGCCTGCCTCGACATGTCCAATTAATACTTGATTGTAAAAAGCCGCAAGACTTGCTGCAAAAGTTGTTGTTGTATCCCCATGGACTAATACGAGATTAGGTTTTTCTATTTTAATGATTTCATCGATACCATTAAGAACTCGAGTAGTAATACTGGAGAGTGATTGGCGGTCTGTCATAATATTTAAATCATAATTAGGTTTAAGAGCGAATACCTTAAGAACTTGATCAAGCATTTCTCGATGTTGTGCTGTGACTGCTACAATGGATTCTATTTTATCTTTATAGTTGCTTAATTCATGTATTACCGGAGCCATTTTAATTGCTTCTGGTCTAGTTCCAAAAATTGTAAGCGCTTTAATCTTGCCTTTATCCATTTTTTAACTCCTTCATTAAATATCAAAGACAAACACAAAATTGTGATGGGAAAACTAATACCTTATTTCAATAATATGTTAGTAAATGGTTGTTCGTGTATGAATTTAATTACAAATTATTTTAAATGAATGAAAGATTTATACAAACATAATTTGGAGAAGATCATAAGATAAATATGATAGATAAATTGCGTTTTGGATATTGTCCAAAAGATTTTTTAAGAGAGTTATATAATGATCTCGTTCGTTTGAAAGGAGGGAAAAAATGGAGATTGGAGTAGTTCTTCCAGTTTACAATCAGAAGCCACAATATATTGATGAATGTATTCAATCAATAGAATCCCAAAATTTTCGTGATTTCCAATTAGTGATTGTTATTGATGGTGCGAATCATGAAACCGTTCAAGCTGTAAAAGAAGCAACTAAAATGTTAACGATTCCCTGCGAGATCATTTTGCGAAATGAGAATAAAGGGATTGCATATTCTCTAAATCAAGGATTCTCACATTTAAACCACTGTAGGTTTTTAACTTGGGTTTCCAGTGATAATCGACATTATCGAAATTTTTTACAAACGCTTTACGAACAATTGGTAAATGCATCTGAGGATACTGTTTTAGTTTATTCACTTTTTAATCTTATTGATGAGAATGGAAAAAGCAGGGACAATAATGAAATTCGCCGAGGTAAAATGGTGAAATTTATGTCACAGAATAAAGAAGACATACTGCAACAAAACTTTATAGGGGCGTCCTTTTTATTTAAACAAGCTGCTTTTACTAAGGCGGGAGGATACGATTCTAAATTTGAAAAGGTTGAAGATTATGAGTTTTGGATTCGACTTCTTAGAATTGGCGAAATTAAATTTATCCCTCAGTTTTTGATGGAATACAGATTAAATGGGGAACATTCTTATACCACAATCACACCACGAGAAGACATAAAGATTAAAAGTATAGCGGCAAGTAATTATCATCGCATAAAGCAAGGGGATACTCCGAAAGTTACAGTATTGATTAGCTTTTATAATGAGCGAAAATATATTAGACAAGCAATCGGAAGTGTATTAACTCAAACGTTTAAAGATTTTCAATTGATAATAGTTGATGATGGTTCTACAGATAATCCTTGGGACGAGATTTTTAAATTTAATGATGCAAGAATAATCCCACTTAAAATTGAAAATGGTGGGAAGGCAAGAGCATTAAATTTAGGATTAACCTATGCATTAGGTGAATATATATTGGAACTTGATGGTGATGATTGGTTAGAAGAAGATGCGATTGAAACAATGGTAGATGCAATGTCCAAACAACCGGACGATGTGGGTCTCTGTTATGGGAATAGAAAGAAATGGATTCAAAAGAGATACACAGTTGTACCAGGTCCTGTTTACAAAGGGATGAATTATAAAAATAAATATGAAGTATTAACCGAAAGGAAAACACACTGCCCTCGGTTATATAGAAAAAGTGCACTCGATCACATAGGTGGATGGCCAATAAGCCAAGCTGAGGACTTTAAGATTATGTTAAAGCTGGCGGACCACTATAAGTTTTATTGGATTGACAAAACGCTTTATAATCAGCGTCATCATAAGAATAACATTACTTTACGACAACAAAAAGAAAATGAACAACAAACAAAAGAAATGATAGAGGAAGTCCTTAAAGAATGGGGGGATATTTTCAAACCAGAATTTATAGAAAAAAATGGTCTTATTGAAAAAGTTAATCTTTCTAAAAAGAATAAAAGATAGATATAAGGTCACCGCAAAAAAACACCTCTTTTAGAATCAAAAAGGAGGTGTTTTTGAATTTATCACATATCCAGCCCATAATGCTTTTTATAGTATTCCTTAGCTTCCTGCAGTTTCTCGGGCTGACGAAGATTTGAACTGGGGACTGCATTTGCTTTATGAACCGCAACTGCGTTTTTGCATACGATGGTTTCATTAATGCCTAAGTTTTTACAGATTAGAAAAAAGGCTGAATCTTCACGAACAAATAAACTTGGTATGGTTACTTCCTTCTTGAGTGCATCGCGGCAAAGGACTAAACAACCTAAAGGACCCCAATCAGTCACGGTGTACGTTCCCGAAACAGTTTGATTTGCTCTTCTTTTCAAGGTGTTACCTCTAAAATTCATCCTAGAACCGGCAATTTGAACTCTTCCGCGTGAATCTGTTACAACTCCTGTAAAGATTGAATGCTTTGGGTGATCCTCAATGCCCGTTATGATGGCTTCAAACCATCCTTCATGTATGAGCATATCATCATCGAGAGAAATAATAATATCAAACTTTTCTTTCATTACCTCAAATAAAAAATGCCGACCTCCTCCACACCCGACGGGGTCCTTGTTTATTTCTCCTAGATCGTTGAAGCATTGAAGGGTGATTTCATTAATTTTCGTTATAGGAATGACACTCTTAATCTCATCATAAAGCTGAGGTCCAGCATCATTATATATATAGATTACGAAGGGCGGAGGGACAAACTTAACCAGGCGTTCTAAGTTCTCAACCAATACTTGTTTCCTTACTTTAACTGTAGTGATCATGATGCCAATTGACTTACTTTGCATGATTTACTCCTTTCTAAATTCTCTCTGTAGCAAGGGATGTTGTACTTGATTACTGAGTATTTCTAAGAGCGGAAATAGCTATTTTTAATTCATTTGCAGATTGATAGCGGTCGCTTTTTTTATAACTTGTTGCCTTCTTTAAAACACTTTGTAGTGCGGCATCTTTGACTTGATTACAAGCCTTTTCGAGAAAGAAGGGGGCTTTGCCATTTAATAAATATAAAAGGATACAAGCAATACTATAAAGATCGGTACTATCGTTAAGAGGCGATAAACCTTTCCTTTTCTGCTCGGGCGGGTAAAAACCTAGTGTACCTATCATAGGCTTGCCATGGAATTGTCCATTCTTGTCTTTGTGAACGGTACATCCGAAGTCTATAATTTGAATAGATTGTTGATCTTTAGAGAGGAGTATATTGTGCGGTGAAAGGTCACAGTGAAGCAGCCCTGCTTTATGAAAAGGTGCTATCCCTTCTAGAATGTTTAGTGTTATTTCTATTGCTTTGTTAGGGGGGTAAATTTTTCCATATTTATAGAAACCAAGTCTTTCACCGTTTATATACCCCATTACAATATAGGCATACAGTTGATCTTCAAAAAAGTCTATATATTCACAGAGAAAGGGATGTCTAGGAATTTTTTTCAAGATATCAGATTCTTTATGCGCCTCATCACTATTACTCATGCGCTTAATTGCAACTTCCCGATTAGAAGTTGTATCGATTCCTTTAAACACTTGGCTGGTTCGACCCTCGCCTATATGCTCAGAAAAATATTTATATCTTCCGTTTTTTAATTCTTGCATTAATATTAATCTTCGCTCCTTCGATATTAATACGTTTTTACTATCTTATGTCATGAGGGAAAATGGTTTCCTCATTTAGTTAAACAGAAGTTGTTAGATGTATGATCAATAAGAGGTTGAATTCGGTGTGCATCGAACTCAACCCCTATTCCTGTCTTTTTATTTCTTGGATATCTTGAACTAAGAATTAATAGCGTTCTCTAGAATGGTAAATAAATGTTCTGGTTGAGCCCTGTGACAAATTTCTAAGCCAATTAATAGGACATCACGAGTTTTTTCTTTAATAATGACAGGATAACCCTTTGCATTTTCAAAATCTGGCCAATTTCCTGCAATCAATCCGTCTTCGTCGCTTGATAAGCTCGCGATGATTTCCACACCATCTGTATTCGAAAACCAAACAGGTCGATAGACATAACCAATATCTTTAGGTGAATAGCCCTCATTAATAGGGTGGTCACGGTAATCGACGTGAATAATGGCATTATTGTTCCTCTGACTGGTATTTACTGTACAATTGGTTAAATTAAAGATACTTTTTGTAATCAAAGCTGGTCCCGCTCCAATTGCTATGAATTTGCCTCCGTTTGTGAGAAAATACTCAATTGTTTTTTTACACCTTTTTTGTTGTTGTTTCGATTCAAGTACATGCTTTTGATAGTGTGGTTTAACTCTTTCTTTCGTATAAAACAAATGCTCGAATCCATTATAAATAAGTACATCAATATCTTTTAAGGATTGTTTATTAAACAAACTTCTTGGATGAAACTCTTTTACCGTGTAACCGAGCTTTAATAAGCAGCTTTTAAGGCCTGCATGAGATTGCTTTCTATAAAACCCGCCATCATAAATAATTCCAATTCTTTTGTCATGTGACGTCTTAATTTCTTCTTGATCAGGAATATCCATATTAGTTATTTCTTTAGTTTCAAAAAGGAGTGATATTGAAGTTGTTATACTTTGAACTCCCCAAAGGAGAGGTAAGCTCCAAACACATATATCTGAAAAATTCCCCTTAGGTTCTTTTTCTCCTTTCCATAGCAGGGTATTGGCTAGCACGGCTTTAGCTTGGTCCATTCGTACCACAAATGTTCCTTTTGGAACAAACAATTCCTCGACGGTTGTGTCCTCTAATGTAATATCTACTCTTACACCGTTGTTAATGAGATGATTGACGAGCCTGTTTACCTTGTGGGAATTACTGTCTGATTCAGTGAAAATATAAAAAGATGGAAAAAAATCGTTTGGGTGATTAGGGTGGTTCGAATCAATTCCTCTTTGAAAAAAAAGCAGGTAGTCTGAAAGAATTT
This genomic stretch from Neobacillus niacini harbors:
- a CDS encoding glycosyltransferase, which produces MGGINIISIITCTVREHLISNIIENYTNQLFQDKELIIILNKDEMDINLIKGKIGGIEGITIYQLPQDYSLGECLNYGIGKAKYDVIAKFDDDDYYGPEYLTEAMNALKTTNASIVGKEEFFVFLKSNHALLLRGHGLSNKYVKHVSGATLVFEKSIIDKIKFPNLTLGEDTEFQKKCIIHGYRIYSSSRYNFAAIRENDVNEHTWKVSDKRLIEHGEIVAYTDDFKSMVIRKLDEI
- a CDS encoding serine/threonine-protein kinase; this encodes MQELKNGRYKYFSEHIGEGRTSQVFKGIDTTSNREVAIKRMSNSDEAHKESDILKKIPRHPFLCEYIDFFEDQLYAYIVMGYINGERLGFYKYGKIYPPNKAIEITLNILEGIAPFHKAGLLHCDLSPHNILLSKDQQSIQIIDFGCTVHKDKNGQFHGKPMIGTLGFYPPEQKRKGLSPLNDSTDLYSIACILLYLLNGKAPFFLEKACNQVKDAALQSVLKKATSYKKSDRYQSANELKIAISALRNTQ
- a CDS encoding glycosyltransferase family 2 protein, coding for MQSKSIGIMITTVKVRKQVLVENLERLVKFVPPPFVIYIYNDAGPQLYDEIKSVIPITKINEITLQCFNDLGEINKDPVGCGGGRHFLFEVMKEKFDIIISLDDDMLIHEGWFEAIITGIEDHPKHSIFTGVVTDSRGRVQIAGSRMNFRGNTLKRRANQTVSGTYTVTDWGPLGCLVLCRDALKKEVTIPSLFVREDSAFFLICKNLGINETIVCKNAVAVHKANAVPSSNLRQPEKLQEAKEYYKKHYGLDM
- a CDS encoding glycosyltransferase family 2 protein gives rise to the protein MITREKNLVSIIITSFNREKYIKDCLESILAQTYREIEIILVDDCSTDNTLQIFNEFKRAAVEKRPEMKDRIISISLPRNVGYAGPLTLGMFLSKGEFIAIQDSDDLSHPERIEKQVSYLNANPQYELVGTLFSSFFNYKNGKFFGIRRPVSWIKFDEKIYKVYQSGGHCICHGTTLFRGSVFDRLGGFTRKLGKEADFEFLQKCINNGVKANNLPEVLYYYRRHPEQMSKQKDN
- a CDS encoding M14 family zinc carboxypeptidase, whose protein sequence is MVRHVTLVQKIKRILKNELDNPNFLIETIGKSVLGEDIDCIVISEDPMKYGISYCQKQYKELTSKPSRHTSTYKDMKLPILINASIHGTEPVGAKVVLELVNYIKKNENGNASELLKHFIFICVPMANPDGLNKGTRYNENGFDLNRDFIFQTQPETKAIVNLIKTCNPVVLFDLHGYVSRFKDKIGVIEPCTHPHNPHYEYDLFIKWALPMAEEMEKNLLLHRNNFFSSRYKNMEGVCIPFRDLSSGWDDYAPFCTSSYAILHGAIGCTVEAPSSDNDSIPWMLQAILGACRLLIDNKEEILSDYLLFFQRGIDSNHPNHPNDFFPSFYIFTESDSNSHKVNRLVNHLINNGVRVDITLEDTTVEELFVPKGTFVVRMDQAKAVLANTLLWKGEKEPKGNFSDICVWSLPLLWGVQSITTSISLLFETKEITNMDIPDQEEIKTSHDKRIGIIYDGGFYRKQSHAGLKSCLLKLGYTVKEFHPRSLFNKQSLKDIDVLIYNGFEHLFYTKERVKPHYQKHVLESKQQQKRCKKTIEYFLTNGGKFIAIGAGPALITKSIFNLTNCTVNTSQRNNNAIIHVDYRDHPINEGYSPKDIGYVYRPVWFSNTDGVEIIASLSSDEDGLIAGNWPDFENAKGYPVIIKEKTRDVLLIGLEICHRAQPEHLFTILENAINS
- a CDS encoding NAD-dependent epimerase/dehydratase family protein, which gives rise to MKVLITGGAGFIGLHFVEKLLKEKIDVVIIDNLSSGIKERIPKSAAFYKANIEDLTIENIFAIEKPDYVVHLAAQVSVPVSMKNPLADCLANIAGTVNLLQNCVKYNVKKFIFASSAAVYGEPAYLPIDEDHPQHPISFYSLSKQTSEQYIKLYTKHFGLNHSILRFANVYGLGQNSHGEAGVISIFLHSIFEQIPPIIYGGEQTRDFVYVKDVADGVYCALHNGSNHTFNISTNTETKINELLTLMVKKVNTNLTPVIKPQRIGDIAQSRLDNTKALTELHWVPRYSLDRGLQETIDIYQQELIKARPKKNGDG
- a CDS encoding glycosyltransferase family 2 protein; the protein is MEIGVVLPVYNQKPQYIDECIQSIESQNFRDFQLVIVIDGANHETVQAVKEATKMLTIPCEIILRNENKGIAYSLNQGFSHLNHCRFLTWVSSDNRHYRNFLQTLYEQLVNASEDTVLVYSLFNLIDENGKSRDNNEIRRGKMVKFMSQNKEDILQQNFIGASFLFKQAAFTKAGGYDSKFEKVEDYEFWIRLLRIGEIKFIPQFLMEYRLNGEHSYTTITPREDIKIKSIAASNYHRIKQGDTPKVTVLISFYNERKYIRQAIGSVLTQTFKDFQLIIVDDGSTDNPWDEIFKFNDARIIPLKIENGGKARALNLGLTYALGEYILELDGDDWLEEDAIETMVDAMSKQPDDVGLCYGNRKKWIQKRYTVVPGPVYKGMNYKNKYEVLTERKTHCPRLYRKSALDHIGGWPISQAEDFKIMLKLADHYKFYWIDKTLYNQRHHKNNITLRQQKENEQQTKEMIEEVLKEWGDIFKPEFIEKNGLIEKVNLSKKNKR